The following DNA comes from Miscanthus floridulus cultivar M001 chromosome 5, ASM1932011v1, whole genome shotgun sequence.
TGATATAAAAAATCTGCATGTAAAATTTCAACAGAGACTTCAGCAAAGCACATGTATATTCCAACAAAGACTTCAGCAAAGTAATATGAGAATTCTGACATGGATGGTAGTTAATAGACCTTTAGAATCCATAACAGCAACTGTTATTCAAGATACTACTATTACACAGGGCACGGCAATTTAAGATATTACATTAAGAGCACTGTAATTTTATGAAATTACACAAGGGAGCATGCTCTGGTATGTTCCGAAGCACCTTATTCTGCAACTTTGTTTTGTGCTTCAGGCAGCAAATTGCACATGGAGACGAGAGATCCTGCAATTGGTAGATTTTGATCAATGTATCATGTCAGATAAAACTCTCCCAATGACTGGTGAAAAGCTAAACACCTAATATAAAAATCTCGTAATACATTGTTGATTGTTCAGCAATGAACAGAATTGGGCCTGTATCACTGACTGCCCTGCCATACAAACCAAGCAACAAAAGGGTTCTCTGCCAACTGTTTACAATTTCATACGGAAGGACACAAAATGGACACAGGGTTGTTTCGAGGACCAATCTAAATTGTCTAAGCCTAATATAAATTGTTTCGTGGCAATTTACATCATATGGAACATAAAGACTCTCATCCAATGATGTTGCAGTACGGGCCAAAAAAGACATCACTCAAAAGAGATGTGCTTTTCATTAGAGATAGCCTGGTTGCTTCTCCATGTCCAGGCTCTAGTTTTCTTGCCGGTTGTTGGCCTTGAGCAGTGTGGCTCGCACGGCCTGAAACTTGTTTTTTGCTCTTCTACCTTAAATGAATGGAAGAGCTCCAGCCCTTCCCTTTGAAAAGGGAAGGGACCAATCTAATTCTACTATGGAAGAACTGTTCATTTTGTTATCACTAAGGTCTAAGGATGTAAAATAAACATAGTTATCAGACAGTATGTAAAATATGCACAAATCTACCTTAGGCGCTAGCACCCTCTTCAACAGGCTTGAACTCCTGCAGctccttgaagttctcccatggctTCTCCCAGACCTTAGCTTCGTAGAGCTTCTTGACTTCGCCATCCTTCACCTCAACAGTGAGATAGTACATCGTGCCAGCAACTACTTGTGTCTTGGCCTTCACAAGCTTCTCATACCCCAGAAGAGCATTCTGCAGAGGGCAACACAAAAGGTTAGTTGCAATCCAAAATTTCGCATTTGTCGCGGACCAAAACATTAGCATATATCTTTTCAAAGGCTAAAGTGACTACTACTTTGCTAATGAACAACGAAAAGCAATTACTGAGTTAGCACACCTATATCTGACTAATCAATCCTGTTAGAGGTCCTCGTGTACAACAAGTTACCGCCTCACACACATAGAAACAGTGAATTAGTACCATTTGTTTTGTGATTGCATAGAGATAGTGGTAAAGCGTGAACAATCTTTATTTCTTTACCTCTACTGAGTATCTTTACCATAAAAGATTGAAACCTGTCAAATTTATTAATATTTGATTTGGCTAGGCTTCAAAGTTCAATATTAGTAATGTTGATCGTTATTTCAGGTGACCTCTTGGGTGGTGATAGGTGATTACTCATGAATCCAGGACCACATGAATTTCAATGGGCATCAGAAATTTTCGCATAACCAAGATTACCTACTGAACCTCtgaaggaaaaaaaaactaataatcaGGTCAGTAGGAAATCTTTATTTATATCTGTATCGCAATTGCTCAACGTCATGCCTCCGTAAAGCAGTTCAGATTTACAGAGTTTGGGACATCAAGTATACTTTCGGcaattcggccaacagagagtcAAATTAGACCAAAACGAGGCAGCTGCTACCTAGGAATTCATTCATACGATCCCTAAAGCCGTGAGCACCGCACAACCACGCAGCAGAACCCGGGCACGTCGCAGAGAAGGGGTACAGAGAAAAGGGGTAGAGGGCTTACGGCCTTCTTGTTGTGCTCATCGACGGCGAAGCGGGCGAGTTCCTGG
Coding sequences within:
- the LOC136453147 gene encoding cystatin-1-like, which codes for MRKHRVVSFVAALLVLLALAVSPTRNAQEESMALAGGIKDVPANENDLHLQELARFAVDEHNKKANALLGYEKLVKAKTQVVAGTMYYLTVEVKDGEVKKLYEAKVWEKPWENFKELQEFKPVEEGASA